TCCAGGCTCCCAGGGCAGTTCCTGCCTCACTGCTCTCTGGGTGCCTGCCTCGAGACTGTCATTGCCTGGCTGCTTGGATGGCCCGGTGCTGCTTGCAGTGTGGGAACTGCAGGCATAGCCCCTGGGGTGGGGACTGCTCTTCTGGTGCGGTGTGTTTCTCCCTGACCTCGCTGCTCCCATTGCAGGTGAACGGGGCTGTGCCTTCTGTGGTGGCCTGGGCCATCGCATCACTGACTGCCCCAAGCTGGAGGCAATGCAGACGAAGCAAGTCAGCAACATTGGCCGCAAGGACTACCTGGCCCACAGCTCCATGGACTTCTAGCCTGGGGACTTGCTGCCCAGTGCTGCCTCCACCAAGGCTGGGAGAGAGGGCTGCACTTCGTCTTTCTTTGGGCAAACTGTGCTGTCCCAGCTGCCCTCAATTCCCAAAGCCCAGACCAGTCCTGGACTGCAGGCCTGTCCTGCGCTGCTTTGGTCTCTTTTCCAGGCATTTGGCCACTAGGACTGTTGCCAGTTCAGCCTGCTGAAGCTCCTGCTCTAGGAGGAAATGTGATGAACTGTGCTGCAACAGCCCATTACATAAATGGTGTGTTGATATCAAGCGTTAGGCAAGCAGGTAGTGGTGCCTGTGTGGCCAGCTGTGtggccagctgcctgctctctccACTCATCTCCGTGGTGGCATACCTGGGGTCTTACGTTGCTCCCCTGCAAGCCTCTGGATTCCTCTGGAACTGTTTCCCCCTGTTCATGTTGTGCACCCTCAGCTGGTGGCTGcctctttctgctgttctgtggCCAGGGCAGTTTCTCTGTTACCTTGCAACTGTGCCCTGATGCAGCCAGGGTTGGGCAGAGCATGCTGCGCTCATGTCAGGCAGTGCCCTAGGAGCTTCCTGTGCTCTTGCTGCATGCGTTCTACCCCATTGCCCTcgtgtgggggggagggaggatggaCGCCTCTGGTGGCCCAGCCTGCCCCTCATCCCACACACCAAAAAAGGGGAAGTTGCTGAGAAAAGGAAGTCTGCCCCATGCAGTTGCTTCAGCTGCGGCAGTCACATTTCTCTGCTGATGGTAGTCTGAGTCCCAGATTCTTGCACCGGCTGCCAGGGCAGTGCTGTGCCCATGGAGAGACCTGTGAAGGATGGGATCCTCtatgtgcagcacagcaaatTTGGAAAGGTAAAAGGTGGAGGGTGGATTTGGGGTGGCATGCAGAGCACTGTCGTGCCCTATTTTGCCTTGACACTAGGCTCTGGAGGAGGCCTTCACTGGATGGGGGATCTGGGCTTTCTCCAGCCTAGGAAGGGAAGAGATGGAGCCAGAGCCCAAGAGGGTCTCGGGCTCTGCAGGTGTAACAGCAGGGCAAGGTGGCTCCCCCATGGCTGAGGGGACTCGCCCGAGCAGCCCTCTGCTCACACTGACCCCCATGTACAGGGTCTGTCTCCTCGCTTGATCGCCACACAGTTCGCAGTGAAACAATAAACTCGTGTTAATGAGGCACAGCTCCGGTGCGTGTGCGCAAGTGGGGCAGCAGGGGTGGGAGCCCCTCACAGCCCGTGGGGGTGGTGGGACCACGCGTAGGAAGTCCCTGTGCACTGAGCCTTTGAAGGGCCTGGCCCTGGGGGGCAGTGCTGTGGGAAAAGCCAGCCACAGGGCTGGAcctgctgcccagctgctctgTGTGCTGGGCCCTTGGGGATGGGCCCTGAGTGTCAAAATCTGGGTACTTTATGGTACCCTGGTAGAATCGAGCCGGCCCCGTGGAGCTGTGAGATGATGCTTGTATGGCAGGTCCCACCGGCTCGCTGGCCATGCCCAGCAGCATCCCTGCTGCCTCAGCAGGGTGGCCGTGCCCCTTCCTACGGCCTGCGGGGTGCGGACAGCTCTCCCTGTGCTCGGTGGACGTGCTGGGCCATCGCTGTGCCTTCAATACTCTCAAGAGTCCCAGAGCTGAGGTGGGCAGACCCCCATGTGAGCAGAGGCTAATGCCCAGCCATATGGGATGTAGGTGGGCTTACAGTGGCGGGTATTTTGGGCTCTGGGTTTGGCCGCATCCGCTGGGGCGGAGGCCCCGTTGCACTCTTAAGGCACATGGGGGGGGAGCGCCTCCTCTATCCCATGACAGACTGGGAAGGTGCTGGGTACCGCAGAGCCTCCCCTGGGAGGAAGCTAGCTGCAGGGACTAGCTGTGGTTGGTAGATGTGAGGCTGCCTGCAAGAGCCTGAGCAGCTCAAAACGGCTTTAATTTGCATTAAAGTTTGTCCTGAAAACAGCCGAAGAggctcagctgcagcagcagcgggctAGTGCTTGCAGCAGGGAACGGGAGAGCAGGACCCCTGGGTTCCCTTTCCGGCCGGGGGCAGGCGTAACTCACCTGGTGAGCGAAGGCAAGCTCGCCGGAGGGCCAGGCTGGCCACCCCACCAAGCTGGTGGCCAGCAGCCCTGGCTTTGGGACCAGCCAGCCTTGAAGGTGCTGGGGGAGCTGTGAAGGCCCCTGCTCGCCACGTCCTCCCCAGCATGTGCGGTGTCCCTGGCCTCGCCGAGGGTGCGGGAAGGGCATCGCCAAGCACAGGCTGGAGCCCTTACCATGGTGTGGTAAGGAGGGCAGCACTGGCAAGGATGCAGGAGGCAGCGGTTTGCTGACCCTTTTTGCCCCTCATCTGTGCCCTTTCCACACCCTAGAAGTCCTGGAGGAAGATGCGAGCGCAGCTCTTTGCTGCCAGCCCTTCCGGTGTGGCTCGGATGGAGGAGTTTGATGTGCGGGATGATGGCACAGTGCTGGAGAAGTCCTCCCTGCGGAGGTGCGCCCGCCGGGTGATCCGCCTCTCGGACTGTGTCTCCGTGGGGCCCCTCGGTACCGACAGCTGTCCCAAAGCCACCGCTGCCTTCTACCTCAACACCACGGAGAAGAGCTATGTGCTGGCAGCCGAGCAGCGGGACGAATGGATctctcagctctgccagctGGCTTTCCAGGTACCGCGAATTTGGGGTGAGTGGGTCCGcaagcagcagggtgggcaggcagcacagccagGACCCCTCTTGCCCTGCCTGTAGTCCAGGTGAGCTGGGGGGGCTGCTTGGGGTAGGTGGGGGGGGGACATCACCACAGGATGGAGGGTGTTACCAGGGTATGGGGGCAGGGATGAGCCCCTTCAAGCGGACTAATTTGGGGTCCTTTGAAGGCAAGCCCCTACTGGGAGAGTTTCCACTGCATGTGCACAGCAGAGAGGTGCTACAGCGGTGCTCACACGGTCCCATCTTCATGTGAGCGCTGCACCACCGTGGCGTGCTCAGAgcggccccggggccgagcTGAGGGTGCCCAGGGGGCCACACTCACATCCCGCTGTTGCAGGGTGCAAAGGAGGGGCCACAAAGCAGTGCCAGGACGCAGCCCAGCCCAGACGTCCACATGGAGGAGAACTCCCTCTACTCCTCGTGGCAGGACCGTACGTTCCATGGGCTGGGATGACGGAGGGGTCCGCACAGTCGGGATGCTGGGGCGCGCAGCAGCTCAGAGCGGCAGGACTGACCCCGGCACTGTTCTGCTCCCGCAGTGACTGAGTTCCTGGTGCTGGTGCTCAGGACGGACGCGGCCACTCGCTGCGGCCTGCATGGGCACTACCTGCTTGCAGCCCTTCCCCAGAGCCTCACGCTGAAGGACCCACAGTCCCGCCAACCCTTGTTCACCTGGCCCTACCCCTTCCTCCGCAAGTTTGGCCAGGACCAGGTAGgtcctgccctgctccccagcTTCCCAGGGCAGATGAGGTGGGTGCCAGTCCCTCACCCTGCTCTCTGGCCCTGCAGACAGTCTTCTCCTTTGAGGCCGGCCGCCGCAGCGACTCCGGTGAGGGCACCTTCACCTTTAGCACCCCACGGGCCCCGGAGCTCTGCCGGGTGGTGGCCGCTGCCATtgcctgccagcagcagggcaaggACGCCTCGGAGACCCGGCTCCCCGCCCCGGGCACTGAGTCCCAGCCCCGGGGGCCCAGCGCAGAGGAGCCGCCAGCCGGGCTGCCTgcggggaggctgcagcccggCTCCCAGGCGCCCCTGGGCCTCCTCCGCTTCTCGCCCACGGAGTCCGACGGCACTGGCCCCATCGTGTACGCCTCCATTGCCAGGGGCCAGCAGCCTCTCTTCGGGCCAGGGCAGCCGGGCCCCGGCCATCCCTGGGCTGTGGGGAAGCCGCCTGCCGAGCACCTCTACGAGAACATCTTTGCGGGAGAGCCGGGGCCcgctgaggaggaggaagaggagcaggaagaagGGCACTGGGAGCTGGGGTGCCGGCAGGCCCCCGAAGGCCACAGCAGCGAGGCAGGCCCCATCTATGACAACcaggcagcagtggcagcagcccCGGCGTGgggcagcccgcagccccccggccccccggaGCAGCGCTGGGGCCCGGCAGGGCACTGTGCCCAGGAGGagcccccggggcgccccgggccTAAGCCCCAGA
The Rhea pennata isolate bPtePen1 chromosome 14, bPtePen1.pri, whole genome shotgun sequence genome window above contains:
- the DOK3 gene encoding docking protein 3; this encodes MERPVKDGILYVQHSKFGKKSWRKMRAQLFAASPSGVARMEEFDVRDDGTVLEKSSLRRCARRVIRLSDCVSVGPLGTDSCPKATAAFYLNTTEKSYVLAAEQRDEWISQLCQLAFQGAKEGPQSSARTQPSPDVHMEENSLYSSWQDLTEFLVLVLRTDAATRCGLHGHYLLAALPQSLTLKDPQSRQPLFTWPYPFLRKFGQDQTVFSFEAGRRSDSGEGTFTFSTPRAPELCRVVAAAIACQQQGKDASETRLPAPGTESQPRGPSAEEPPAGLPAGRLQPGSQAPLGLLRFSPTESDGTGPIVYASIARGQQPLFGPGQPGPGHPWAVGKPPAEHLYENIFAGEPGPAEEEEEEQEEGHWELGCRQAPEGHSSEAGPIYDNQAAVAAAPAWGSPQPPGPPEQRWGPAGHCAQEEPPGRPGPKPQNNLKAKLVRLLSRETAAPGPRDWL